One genomic window of Deinococcus aetherius includes the following:
- a CDS encoding transposase, producing MKQKRFSEERIIKLLQDAKKGEKSVEELCREAECSTASFSTWKAKYGDATVIETRRLRQLERENERLLKLVGQQRLELEGMKEILAKKR from the coding sequence ATGAAGCAGAAGCGGTTCAGTGAGGAACGGATCATCAAGCTGCTCCAAGACGCCAAAAAGGGCGAGAAGTCGGTGGAGGAGCTGTGCCGAGAAGCTGAGTGCAGCACGGCCTCCTTCTCCACCTGGAAGGCCAAATACGGCGATGCCACCGTGATTGAAACCCGGCGGCTCCGTCAGCTCGAACGCGAAAACGAGCGGCTCTTGAAGCTGGTGGGCCAGCAGCGCCTGGAGCTGGAGGGGATGAAAGAGATTCTGGCAAAAAAGCGTTGA
- a CDS encoding DUF7933 domain-containing protein: MKRLFLRLLGLAACVSGGALAASGCTSVYALTSTGINWVDAQSGAVTGTYTTSFTAINGAALNPVTGQLYFIDRSAATTNTLYRYNPQTPTVAPVQIGAVTIPTRNGGTTTSVNVGASFDNSTGTPKLYLLYGNYVLQEVNPSTGATVRTIDLNLANGAQNSTTAISNATTTNGDIVFVGSTLYALLDGETTAAGSGGMFYANFGTVAASGVTALSSSSVVRITSGGTNVARGIYNGISYDPVTARTVLSSGSTGSSGTVLLNTSSGATTVLGSAANLTDMTDCGNTPDPPTIAKSFNSATVLVNQNSRVTLTFGNTNPTPFYMRSAVTDTLPTGVVVASTPNPSTTCTSSTGGAATVTATAGSGSVTLASGTSIPGGGCTLSFDVTANSTGSKVNTIAVGGVVSTAGTNAVVGTATLTVNNAITGTINKRQRNVTQSGTLGTAAVSAKPGETVEYCLTAAHAGTGYADATTATLRDVIPSPLVPLTNSYGTGQDVRITRNAGTSYTYATLASDSDTATYTSSSRVLGINILPFTAGTTVEVCFQAQVP; the protein is encoded by the coding sequence ATGAAGCGTTTGTTCCTGCGGCTGCTGGGGCTGGCCGCGTGCGTGTCGGGAGGGGCGCTGGCGGCGAGCGGGTGCACGAGCGTCTATGCCCTGACCTCCACAGGCATCAACTGGGTGGACGCCCAGTCTGGGGCGGTGACGGGCACCTACACCACGAGTTTCACCGCCATCAACGGGGCGGCACTCAACCCGGTGACCGGGCAACTGTACTTCATTGACCGCAGCGCTGCCACGACCAACACGCTCTACCGTTACAACCCACAAACGCCGACCGTTGCACCCGTCCAGATCGGAGCGGTCACTATTCCCACTCGCAACGGGGGAACGACGACCAGCGTGAACGTGGGAGCGAGCTTCGACAACTCGACCGGAACGCCGAAATTGTACCTGCTCTATGGAAACTACGTGCTCCAGGAGGTCAACCCCTCCACAGGCGCAACGGTGCGTACCATCGACCTTAACCTCGCCAACGGTGCGCAGAACTCGACGACCGCCATTTCAAACGCCACCACCACCAACGGCGACATTGTTTTCGTCGGGAGCACCCTCTACGCTCTACTAGACGGCGAGACCACCGCAGCGGGCAGCGGCGGCATGTTCTACGCCAACTTCGGCACGGTGGCCGCGAGTGGCGTCACCGCGCTGAGCAGTTCCTCGGTCGTGCGCATCACGTCGGGCGGCACCAACGTGGCCCGTGGGATCTACAACGGCATCTCCTACGATCCCGTGACTGCCCGCACAGTCCTCAGCAGCGGGAGCACCGGCAGTTCCGGCACCGTCTTGCTGAACACCAGCAGCGGCGCCACCACGGTGCTCGGCAGCGCAGCAAACCTCACCGACATGACCGACTGCGGCAACACGCCGGACCCACCTACCATTGCCAAGAGCTTCAACTCCGCTACCGTGTTGGTCAACCAGAACAGCCGCGTCACCCTGACTTTCGGCAACACCAACCCCACGCCCTTCTATATGCGCAGCGCGGTGACGGACACTCTGCCCACTGGGGTCGTCGTTGCCAGCACGCCTAATCCCTCGACCACCTGCACGTCGAGCACAGGAGGGGCGGCTACTGTCACGGCGACAGCGGGCAGCGGCAGCGTGACCCTGGCGTCGGGCACGAGCATCCCCGGCGGCGGGTGTACGTTGAGCTTCGACGTCACCGCGAACTCTACTGGCAGCAAGGTAAATACCATCGCGGTAGGGGGAGTGGTGAGCACGGCGGGCACTAACGCGGTAGTGGGCACCGCCACCCTCACGGTGAATAACGCCATCACCGGCACCATCAACAAGCGCCAACGCAACGTCACCCAAAGCGGCACGCTCGGCACCGCCGCCGTGAGCGCCAAGCCGGGCGAGACAGTCGAATACTGCCTCACCGCCGCCCACGCGGGAACTGGCTACGCGGACGCCACGACCGCCACCTTGCGTGACGTCATCCCCTCCCCGCTCGTCCCCCTGACGAACAGCTACGGCACGGGCCAGGACGTTCGGATCACCCGCAACGCGGGCACGTCGTACACCTACGCCACCCTTGCCAGCGACAGCGACACCGCGACCTACACCTCCAGCAGCCGGGTCCTCGGCATCAACATCCTTCCCTTCACTGCCGGGACCACGGTCGAGGTGTGCTTTCAGGCTCAGGTGCCCTAA
- a CDS encoding MBL fold metallo-hydrolase translates to MRVNDDLAVLPLETTLMGGPTTLHLALILDPEQGHTLVDSGVPGQLGATLAALAEVGVGVRDLRRVILTHQDLDHIGSLADVVRASGAEVLAHEVEAPYIEGRLPPAKMPPPEVREAMLASMPPRMRELFERGAEPVPVTRRLHDGERLDLAGGVRVVFTPGHTPGHLSLYLEKSRTLISGDALVARDGQLAGPIERATPDMRAARASVRKLAELDVQTILCYHGGLVTRDAGEQLRRLADQETTT, encoded by the coding sequence ATGCGCGTCAACGACGACCTCGCCGTGCTGCCCCTGGAGACCACCCTGATGGGCGGGCCCACCACACTCCACCTCGCCCTGATCCTCGACCCTGAGCAGGGCCACACCCTCGTGGACAGCGGTGTGCCCGGCCAGCTCGGGGCCACCCTGGCGGCGCTCGCGGAGGTCGGGGTGGGGGTGCGGGACCTGCGCCGGGTCATCCTCACCCACCAGGACCTCGACCACATCGGCTCGCTGGCGGACGTGGTGCGGGCGAGCGGGGCCGAGGTTCTGGCGCACGAGGTCGAGGCGCCCTACATCGAGGGTCGGCTTCCCCCCGCCAAGATGCCCCCACCCGAGGTGCGTGAGGCGATGCTGGCCTCCATGCCGCCCCGGATGCGCGAACTCTTCGAGCGGGGGGCCGAGCCCGTCCCCGTCACGCGGCGGCTGCACGACGGCGAGCGGCTCGACCTGGCCGGGGGCGTGCGGGTGGTCTTTACCCCCGGGCACACGCCGGGGCACCTCAGCCTGTACCTGGAGAAGAGCCGGACCCTGATCAGCGGGGACGCCCTCGTCGCCCGCGACGGGCAGCTCGCGGGGCCGATAGAGCGAGCGACGCCGGACATGCGGGCGGCCCGCGCCTCGGTGCGTAAACTCGCCGAACTCGACGTACAGACCATCCTCTGCTACCACGGAGGGCTGGTGACCCGGGACGCAGGGGAGCAGTTGCGGCGCCTGGCCGATCAGGAGACCACGACCTGA
- a CDS encoding integrase core domain-containing protein: MLLDGWRTFYNSARPHSSLAYLTPDEFAGRWAPPTALPAVVHSP, from the coding sequence GTGCTGCTGGACGGTTGGCGGACCTTCTATAACAGCGCCAGGCCGCACTCTTCCCTGGCCTACCTCACCCCGGACGAGTTCGCAGGACGGTGGGCACCACCCACCGCCTTGCCCGCCGTCGTACACTCCCCCTGA
- a CDS encoding IS3 family transposase produces the protein MTAPERGEAAQFLVRKNVRQQRACELVGLPRSSLSYRPHPRHDERLREQIRTLACKHPRWGCRRVHATLRREGVQVNCKTVHRLWKSEGLAVPTRRKAKKIRTGQHVPLRAEQPNQVWTYDFVFDQTLTGQPLKILTLTDEFTRQSLALRCGTAFTSVDVKAVLVEVMRERGVPAFIRSDNGPEFIAHDLKVWLTVQEVGTRDIDPGKPWQNGMAESFHAR, from the coding sequence TTGACGGCCCCCGAGCGCGGGGAGGCCGCACAATTCCTGGTCCGCAAAAATGTCCGACAGCAGCGGGCGTGCGAGCTGGTCGGTCTACCCCGCTCGTCGCTGTCCTACCGCCCCCATCCCCGGCATGACGAAAGGCTCCGAGAGCAGATCAGGACGTTGGCCTGCAAGCATCCCCGCTGGGGATGCCGTCGTGTCCACGCCACGCTGCGCCGGGAGGGGGTGCAGGTGAACTGCAAGACTGTGCATCGTCTCTGGAAGAGCGAAGGCCTCGCTGTTCCCACCCGCCGCAAGGCAAAGAAAATCCGCACCGGACAGCACGTTCCCCTGCGCGCCGAGCAGCCGAATCAGGTGTGGACCTATGATTTCGTCTTCGACCAGACCCTGACCGGGCAACCCCTGAAAATCCTGACCCTGACGGACGAGTTCACCCGGCAATCGCTGGCCCTGCGTTGTGGGACGGCCTTCACGTCGGTGGACGTGAAGGCCGTCCTGGTCGAGGTGATGCGGGAACGGGGCGTGCCCGCCTTCATCCGCAGCGACAACGGCCCCGAGTTCATCGCCCATGACCTGAAGGTCTGGCTAACCGTACAGGAGGTGGGCACTCGGGACATCGATCCTGGCAAGCCCTGGCAAAACGGCATGGCCGAGAGCTTCCATGCCCGCTGA